DNA from Methanomassiliicoccus luminyensis B10:
CCCCTCGGTAGTGCTGGTGCCCACCCTGGTCCGGGGCTTCAACGACCACCAGATCGGCGACATCATCCGCTTCGCCGTCAAGAACCGCGATGTGGTGAGGGGCGTCAACTTCCAGCCCGTAGCCTTCACCGGCCGCATCGACCAGAAGGAGAGAGAGGAAGGGAGGTACACCATACCCGACCTGGTCAAGGACGTGGAGAAGCAGACCGGGTTCGCCACCCAGGAGGACTGGTATCCTGTCCCCGTAGTGGTTCCGATATCCACCTACGCCTCCGCCATTCTGGGGGCGGAGAAGGTGACCTTCACCACCCACCCCCACTGCGGCATGGCCACCTATTGGTTCATCAAGGACGACAACACGGTGATCCCGCTGACCCAGTTCGTGGACGTGGAGGGCCTGTTCGCCGAGCTGTACGAGCTGTCCAAAAAGACCGAGGGCGCCACGTTCCCCAAGCTCTCGCTGGTCAAGGCCCGGAGCATACTGAAGCGCCACATGGACGAGAGCAAGATGCCCGAGGGCCTCACCACCAACAGCTTCATCCAGGTGCTCACCAACGTGTTCAACAACAACACCAAAGAAGGCCTGGCCAAGTTCTCGTGGGGCATGATGCTCATCTCGTCCATGCACTTCCAGGACGACTACAACTATGATATCGAGCGGGTGAAGCGCTGCGCCATTCACTATGTGGTCCCGGATGGGAGGATCATTCCCTTCTGCGCCTACAACGGCGGACCGACCTACCGCACCGAGATCGAGAAGAAGTTCTCCATCCCCCTGGAAGAATGGAGGAAGGCCAAAGGGGCCGAATATACCTGAGAGGGATGAAAATGATCGTGTCTATCGAGAAATGCCACCACTGCGGGGCCTGCGTGGGCTCCTGCCCCCAGAACGCCATCTACCTCAACGATGTCGTCCTGACGTTCAACGATGACTGCAACCGCTGCGGCCGCTGCGTAAAGCTGTGCCCGGTCGGCGCCTTGGAGCTGGAGGAGAAGAGATGAAGAAGATCGAGTGCGACGTGGTCGTCGTGGGCGCCGGCCCCGCCGGCAGCATGACCGCCAAGTGGGCCGCCAAGGGCGGCGTGGACGTGGTCATGATCGAGAAGCGCCAGGAGATCGGGTCCCCGGTCCGCTGCGGCGAGGGGATATCCAAGGCCTGGATGCCCGAGGTCGGCATCAAGGTCGACCAGAAATGGATCGCCCGTGAGGTAAAGGGCGCCCACATCGTCTCCCCCACCGGGCACACCTTCGTAGTGGACGAGAGCCAGGCCGGCAACGAGGTCGGCTGGGTGGTGGACCGGGTCCTGTTCGACAAGGCCCTCGCCGCCGATGCCGCCAGGGCCGGCGCGGAGATCATGCTCAAGACCGCCGCCACCTCCCTCATCAGGGAGGAGGGCAAGATCGTGGGGATCAGGGGCGAGTCCTATGGCGAGCCTTTGGAGATCAGGGCCGGCTGCGTGGTCGGCGCCGATGGCTACGAGTCCCAGATCGGCCGCTGGGCCGGCATCGACACCTCGCTGAAGGCCGCGGACATAGATACCTGCTACCAGTACCGCCTGACCAACATCGACTACGATCCCGACTTCTGCCTGTTCCAGCTCGGCTCCGACGCTCCCGGCGGGTACGTGTGGGTGTTCCCCAAGGACGATGACACCGCCAACGTGGGCATCGGGGTCCAGATGTCCAAGGTGAAGAACGTCGCCGATGTCAAGATGTACCTCGACAAGTACATCGCCAAGCACCCCGGCCTGAAGAAGGGTCAGCCCTTGGAGGCCGTGGCCGGCGCCGTTTCCATCTGCGCGCCGCTCGACTCGGTGTCGATGGACAACCTCATCCTGGTGGGCGACTCGGCCCGCATGATCGACCCCATCACCGGGGGCGGCATCTCCATGAGCTGCCAGGCCGGCATGTTCGCCGGGAAGGTGCTGGCAAAGGGCGTCCAGGCCAAGGATTTCTCCATGAACGTGCTTCAAGAGTACGAGACCCTGTGGAGGGACCGCATGGAGAACAAGCTGTGGAGGAACTGGATGGCCAAGGAGAAGATGGTCACCCTGTCCGACGACGCGCTGGACAAGATCGTCCACACCCTGTCCGAGGTCGGCGTGAAGAAACTTTCCGTCCAGTCGCTCCTGGAAGTGGTGAAGGGCCGCTACCCCGACCTGGTCAAGGAGTTCGAGGACCTGATCTAAGGTCAAACCCCTTTCCAATCTCTTTCCCTCTTATTCTCCATCAACCCTGACGCCGTCCACCCCGGTGTGCACGACGTACGGTATCCCGCCCCTGCTGGCTATGGCTGCGGCGACCTTGTCCGGCTTGTCCGTCAGCGCTATCATGCTGCCCCCGCCCCCCGCGCCGGTGAGCTTGGCCCCGTACGAGTGCGGCAGCGAGGCGTCCACCAGCTTCTGGAGGTCCGGGGACGACACCCCCAGGATGGCGAGGAGGTTGTGGTCCTTGGTCATCAGCCGGCCCAGCGCCTCCAGGTCCTTATTCCTCAGCCGCTCCGCGCCTTCCAGTGTGAGCGCGCCGATGTCGTCGACGATCTCCCTGGCGAAGGAGGAGTGGTCGGCGTACCTCTTCACTTTGGCCACCAGGGGGCCGGTGGGCTTGCGTATCCCGGTGAACCCGATCACCATGGTCATCTCCGGCACATCGCAGTGGTGGACGAACCACCTCCGGGTGTCCCGGGAGATCTCCCACAGCAGGTCTGGACCTTTTTGCGAATCGATGAAGATCCCCTGACCGTGCGTAGAGACGGAAGTGTCGATGGGGCTGGCGCGCCCCTGCACGATGGATTCCACGTCGAACGCCTTCCTGGCCACGTCCTCCTCGACCAGGCGGCCGTTCATGCTGGCCATGGCGCCCAGCGAGGCCACTGTGACCGCCGCGGAGGAGCCCAGGCCGGATCCAGACGGCACGTCCGAAGAGATCTCGAAGGACAGCGGACCCCCGCTCCAGTGCCCCCTCATGGCAGCCATGATGTAGGAGCTGTTGCGCTCCGTCAAGATCTCCCCGTTAACGGTGCTGTGTGCGGAAGGCGCCGCGGCGCACCGCAGCCTCATGCCTATGGC
Protein-coding regions in this window:
- the tes gene encoding tetraether lipid synthase Tes; this translates as MIVKESALKKGLPKDTQSLCPECKKIVPGRIFESEGKVLIEKTCPEHGKVTDVYWSDVGLYLKAEKFAYDGTGVSNCLIKDAKTCPDNCGLCNLHTSHTVLANLDLTNRCNMRCPICFANANQAGYVYEPSYDEVVKMLETLRAEKPVPCTAVQFSGGEPTIYPRFFDVVKKAKELKFAQIQVATNGIEIAKDPEFIKKAAEAGLNTVYLQFDGLDDEIYKKVRGRSMLDVKMQAIENIRKMEAHRPSVVLVPTLVRGFNDHQIGDIIRFAVKNRDVVRGVNFQPVAFTGRIDQKEREEGRYTIPDLVKDVEKQTGFATQEDWYPVPVVVPISTYASAILGAEKVTFTTHPHCGMATYWFIKDDNTVIPLTQFVDVEGLFAELYELSKKTEGATFPKLSLVKARSILKRHMDESKMPEGLTTNSFIQVLTNVFNNNTKEGLAKFSWGMMLISSMHFQDDYNYDIERVKRCAIHYVVPDGRIIPFCAYNGGPTYRTEIEKKFSIPLEEWRKAKGAEYT
- a CDS encoding NAD(P)/FAD-dependent oxidoreductase, translating into MKKIECDVVVVGAGPAGSMTAKWAAKGGVDVVMIEKRQEIGSPVRCGEGISKAWMPEVGIKVDQKWIAREVKGAHIVSPTGHTFVVDESQAGNEVGWVVDRVLFDKALAADAARAGAEIMLKTAATSLIREEGKIVGIRGESYGEPLEIRAGCVVGADGYESQIGRWAGIDTSLKAADIDTCYQYRLTNIDYDPDFCLFQLGSDAPGGYVWVFPKDDDTANVGIGVQMSKVKNVADVKMYLDKYIAKHPGLKKGQPLEAVAGAVSICAPLDSVSMDNLILVGDSARMIDPITGGGISMSCQAGMFAGKVLAKGVQAKDFSMNVLQEYETLWRDRMENKLWRNWMAKEKMVTLSDDALDKIVHTLSEVGVKKLSVQSLLEVVKGRYPDLVKEFEDLI
- the mvk gene encoding mevalonate kinase, producing MTVVSAPGKIILMGEHAVVFGKPAIALAIGMRLRCAAAPSAHSTVNGEILTERNSSYIMAAMRGHWSGGPLSFEISSDVPSGSGLGSSAAVTVASLGAMASMNGRLVEEDVARKAFDVESIVQGRASPIDTSVSTHGQGIFIDSQKGPDLLWEISRDTRRWFVHHCDVPEMTMVIGFTGIRKPTGPLVAKVKRYADHSSFAREIVDDIGALTLEGAERLRNKDLEALGRLMTKDHNLLAILGVSSPDLQKLVDASLPHSYGAKLTGAGGGGSMIALTDKPDKVAAAIASRGGIPYVVHTGVDGVRVDGE
- a CDS encoding DUF362 domain-containing protein; translated protein: MIVSIEKCHHCGACVGSCPQNAIYLNDVVLTFNDDCNRCGRCVKLCPVGALELEEKR